A region of Caballeronia insecticola DNA encodes the following proteins:
- a CDS encoding alanine/glycine:cation symporter family protein, with protein MEELFHSVNALFAFIAPISDFLWDFPTNFKAYAEIPVIGQFSFAILLLVGVGVHFTIRTRFIQTMNVGKIVRIMLRRQSSKTGVSALASFMLGLAMRAGPGNIVGITGAISVGGPGALFWMWVAAFFGMATAFMESTLAQLFKEKKHDEFVGGLPFYGRRILGDTRIVGTFLSIVFIVYALFNVPPQTFNVFTAIGTIADTVTGQHLARQSTVYYVIAAVLIAACSFIIMGGIRRVTAYTDVLVPIKATLFCLMSFVIILINLPLVPYFFHEVIVGAFAPHALFGGAIGTALAQGVKRGLMSNEAGQGTITMAAAIADNDHPCEQGFVQSLGVFFDTMVICTMTGFIVVMAHVWTGTIDGQAWESVRASKITVYLASVETLVPVAVAHVVKIIMCVCYGLFAFTTLLGMISFAEISANFISRGRGFITGIRVVGSLVFVPFGALTVLAGLELPNLWALSDLMNIVMVLLNVPILLIGQRLVYKALANYRTTRGKPFVSEDIGVKTEYWKASREVREHTQAARERVES; from the coding sequence GTGGAAGAACTTTTCCATTCCGTGAATGCTTTGTTCGCTTTCATCGCACCCATCTCGGATTTTCTCTGGGACTTTCCGACCAACTTCAAGGCCTACGCAGAGATCCCCGTGATCGGGCAGTTCTCGTTCGCGATCCTCTTGCTCGTGGGCGTCGGCGTTCACTTCACGATCCGCACGCGCTTCATCCAGACGATGAACGTCGGCAAGATCGTGCGCATCATGCTGCGGCGGCAGTCGTCGAAAACCGGCGTCAGTGCGCTCGCGTCGTTCATGCTCGGGCTTGCGATGCGCGCGGGGCCGGGCAATATCGTCGGCATCACGGGCGCCATTTCCGTGGGCGGACCGGGCGCGTTGTTCTGGATGTGGGTCGCCGCGTTCTTCGGCATGGCCACCGCATTCATGGAATCGACCCTCGCGCAGCTCTTCAAGGAAAAGAAGCACGACGAGTTCGTCGGCGGACTGCCTTTCTACGGACGGCGCATTCTGGGCGATACGCGCATCGTCGGCACGTTTTTGTCGATCGTGTTCATCGTCTATGCGCTTTTCAACGTGCCGCCGCAAACGTTCAACGTGTTCACCGCAATCGGCACCATCGCCGATACCGTCACAGGCCAGCATCTCGCGCGTCAGTCGACGGTGTATTACGTCATCGCGGCCGTGCTCATCGCGGCGTGCTCGTTCATCATCATGGGCGGCATTCGCCGCGTAACCGCCTATACCGATGTGCTCGTGCCGATCAAGGCGACGCTGTTCTGCCTGATGTCGTTCGTCATCATCCTGATCAATCTGCCGCTCGTTCCGTACTTCTTTCATGAAGTGATTGTCGGCGCGTTCGCGCCTCATGCGCTGTTCGGCGGCGCGATCGGCACGGCGCTCGCTCAAGGCGTCAAGCGCGGGCTGATGTCGAACGAAGCGGGGCAGGGCACCATCACGATGGCCGCCGCCATCGCCGACAACGATCACCCCTGCGAACAAGGCTTCGTGCAGAGCCTCGGCGTGTTCTTCGACACGATGGTCATCTGCACGATGACCGGCTTCATCGTCGTGATGGCGCACGTGTGGACCGGCACCATCGACGGGCAAGCGTGGGAGTCGGTGAGAGCGTCGAAGATCACGGTCTATCTCGCTTCGGTCGAAACGCTCGTGCCGGTGGCGGTCGCGCATGTCGTGAAGATCATCATGTGCGTGTGTTATGGCCTGTTCGCGTTCACCACGCTGCTGGGCATGATTTCGTTCGCGGAGATTTCGGCCAACTTCATCTCGCGTGGGCGCGGCTTCATTACGGGGATTCGTGTCGTCGGTTCGCTCGTGTTCGTTCCGTTCGGCGCGTTGACCGTGCTCGCGGGACTCGAATTGCCGAACCTGTGGGCGCTTTCCGATCTGATGAACATCGTGATGGTGCTGCTCAACGTGCCGATCCTGCTGATCGGGCAACGTCTCGTGTACAAGGCGCTCGCCAATTACCGTACGACGCGCGGCAAGCCCTTCGTGTCGGAGGACATCGGCGTGAAGACCGAATACTGGAAGGCTTCGCGCGAAGTTCGCGAGCACACGCAAGCGGCTCGCGAACGCGTCGAGAGCTGA
- a CDS encoding DUF1801 domain-containing protein gives MNASERIDELIAGITDWRRDTFAQVRKIILEADREIVEEWKYMGSPVWYRDGMIAVANAHKGKVKLTFANGAQLPDPHKLFNAGLEGNARRAIDFLEGDKIDAQALKKLVRAAIEYNQSKTKKKPQKSAQA, from the coding sequence ATGAACGCATCGGAACGAATCGACGAGTTGATCGCGGGCATCACCGACTGGCGCCGCGACACCTTTGCGCAGGTACGCAAGATCATTCTCGAAGCGGATCGGGAGATCGTCGAGGAATGGAAGTACATGGGCAGCCCCGTGTGGTATCGCGATGGAATGATCGCGGTCGCCAATGCGCACAAGGGCAAAGTGAAGCTGACGTTCGCGAACGGCGCGCAGCTTCCCGATCCGCATAAGCTCTTCAACGCAGGCCTCGAAGGCAATGCGCGTCGCGCGATCGACTTCCTCGAAGGCGACAAGATCGACGCGCAGGCGCTCAAGAAACTCGTACGCGCGGCGATCGAATACAACCAGTCGAAAACGAAGAAGAAGCCGCAGAAAAGCGCGCAAGCCTGA
- the sdhC gene encoding succinate dehydrogenase, cytochrome b556 subunit, translating into MAEALKKPRPEYRNIGIGQLAKYRLPLAGKVSILHRVSGLLLFVCLPFILYLLDQSLTSEISFEAFKGFLANPIVKIVVLVLSWAYLHHFCAGIRFLLLDTHVAVNKEGGKQTALIVLIVSLLLTLAMALKLFGAF; encoded by the coding sequence GTGGCTGAAGCTTTAAAGAAACCCAGACCGGAATACCGGAACATCGGGATCGGTCAACTCGCGAAGTACCGCCTGCCTTTGGCGGGGAAGGTATCGATCCTGCATCGCGTGAGCGGCCTGCTGCTCTTCGTGTGTCTGCCGTTCATCCTGTATCTGCTCGATCAGAGCCTCACCTCCGAGATCAGCTTCGAGGCGTTCAAGGGTTTTCTGGCGAACCCGATCGTCAAGATCGTCGTGCTGGTGTTGTCGTGGGCGTATCTGCATCACTTCTGCGCGGGCATTCGCTTTTTGCTGCTCGACACGCACGTCGCGGTGAACAAGGAAGGCGGCAAGCAGACCGCGCTCATCGTGCTGATCGTGTCGCTGTTGCTCACGCTTGCGATGGCGCTCAAGCTCTTCGGCGCCTTCTAA
- a CDS encoding LysR family transcriptional regulator, with amino-acid sequence MELRHIRYFLAVAEERNVTRAAERLGIGQPPLSQQIHALEDELGVRLFRRTGHGVVLTEAGEAFAVDAKRLMNDARLAVEKAQSAGRGEIGQLNIGFTGSAAFNPVVSKLIRSYRQAYPNVTLTLTEGNTAQLLAHLDAGRVDVAFVRLGSQSPAGVQIHHIAIEPMKIVLPATHKLGKKRKVPLAALADDPFVLLPREASPTLHDVIIGACREAGFEPIAGQQAPQLSSVVNLVAAEFGVSLVPASVCQIQVDGVAYTDALGSAITIRLALASRIDATAAKTANFLDIARQVVTSSA; translated from the coding sequence ATGGAACTGCGTCATATCCGCTACTTTCTGGCCGTCGCAGAGGAGCGTAACGTGACGCGCGCGGCGGAGCGGCTCGGCATCGGTCAACCGCCGTTGAGCCAGCAGATTCATGCGCTGGAGGACGAACTCGGCGTGCGGCTCTTCCGGCGCACGGGGCACGGCGTCGTGCTGACCGAAGCGGGCGAAGCGTTCGCCGTCGATGCCAAACGCCTCATGAACGACGCACGCCTGGCCGTCGAAAAGGCGCAGAGCGCGGGGCGCGGCGAGATCGGGCAGCTCAATATCGGCTTCACGGGGTCGGCGGCGTTCAATCCGGTCGTGTCGAAGCTCATCCGCTCTTACCGGCAGGCGTACCCGAACGTCACGCTCACGCTCACCGAAGGCAATACGGCGCAACTGCTCGCTCATCTCGATGCAGGCCGCGTGGATGTAGCGTTCGTGCGCCTCGGCAGCCAGTCGCCCGCGGGCGTGCAGATCCATCACATCGCCATCGAGCCGATGAAAATCGTGCTGCCCGCCACGCACAAGCTCGGCAAAAAGCGCAAGGTGCCGCTTGCGGCGCTGGCGGACGACCCGTTCGTATTGCTGCCGCGCGAAGCGAGCCCGACCTTGCACGATGTGATCATCGGCGCGTGCCGTGAAGCCGGTTTCGAGCCGATCGCCGGGCAGCAGGCGCCGCAGCTTTCGTCAGTCGTGAATCTGGTCGCGGCGGAATTCGGCGTGTCGCTGGTGCCGGCGTCCGTGTGTCAGATACAGGTCGATGGCGTCGCCTACACCGATGCCCTCGGCAGCGCCATCACCATTCGTCTGGCATTGGCCTCGCGCATCGACGCAACGGCCGCCAAGACCGCCAACTTTCTCGACATCGCGCGGCAGGTCGTTACGTCATCGGCGTGA
- a CDS encoding class I SAM-dependent methyltransferase, with protein sequence MNTYVLGHSDPEVQRLENQARFIGDLTDDILRRAGLAPGMRVLDLGCGTGDVSFLAASLVGAGGSVLGIDQAPGAIEKARGRATLAHLDQVRFEVGSVADYQIVEPVDAVVGRLILLHLPDPAATLQRLAAQTKPGTLFVFHEMDMSTARSMPEAPLCAQGMRWIYQTFRRAGVETDMGSKLYTTFRRAGLPDPQMLLSARFEAGPDSFAYQYLTEVLRTLLPLAERSGIASAAEVGIDTFADRLRNEVLALDGVLQPPAFIGAWARTRT encoded by the coding sequence ATGAACACTTACGTGCTCGGCCATTCCGATCCGGAAGTGCAGCGGCTCGAAAATCAGGCGCGCTTCATCGGCGATTTGACCGATGACATCCTGCGCCGCGCGGGTCTCGCGCCCGGCATGCGCGTGCTCGATCTGGGATGCGGCACGGGCGATGTTTCCTTCCTCGCGGCATCGCTCGTGGGCGCGGGAGGAAGCGTGCTCGGCATCGATCAGGCGCCCGGGGCAATCGAGAAGGCGCGCGGGCGCGCTACGCTCGCGCATCTCGATCAGGTGCGCTTCGAGGTGGGCAGCGTGGCGGACTATCAGATCGTCGAGCCGGTGGATGCCGTCGTCGGCCGTTTGATCCTGCTTCATCTGCCCGATCCCGCCGCGACTCTGCAACGCCTGGCCGCGCAGACGAAGCCCGGTACGCTGTTCGTGTTTCACGAGATGGACATGAGCACGGCGCGCTCGATGCCCGAGGCGCCGCTTTGCGCACAAGGCATGCGCTGGATCTACCAGACGTTTCGGCGCGCCGGCGTCGAGACCGACATGGGATCGAAGCTCTACACGACGTTTCGCCGCGCGGGCCTGCCCGATCCGCAGATGCTGCTGTCGGCGCGCTTCGAAGCGGGACCCGACTCGTTCGCGTATCAGTATCTGACCGAGGTCCTCAGAACCTTGCTGCCGCTTGCCGAACGCTCAGGCATTGCGAGCGCGGCCGAAGTCGGCATCGACACTTTCGCCGATCGCCTGCGCAACGAAGTGCTCGCGCTCGATGGCGTGCTTCAACCGCCGGCTTTCATCGGCGCGTGGGCACGCACGCGGACGTAG
- a CDS encoding ABC transporter substrate-binding protein: MTTTCSLHRFFAICAWLAAFAWPMHPAHAEGRVSIVDQYGIGSLLLKVVKDQKLIEKEGARTGLDIDVQWNTLSGGAAVNEALLSGAADIATIGIGPLMTIWDRTREHQDFRAMAAQSAVPVYLVSNDPRIRSIRDIGEKDRIAVVSVAVSQQGRLLQMASAKAFGDANYAQLDRFEVNMPHADATTAMLSGNSVINLHFSNAPYQYQELENPKIHKVVSSTDILGGPSTASVVVTSAKWRKDNPKTYAAVRAALEDAAKLVSNDREQAAAIYIRQDGSKLSPAFVERILNDKEASFGTSPQNTLQLGTFLHKVGVIRHEPKSWRDYFFADAPNAQGS, from the coding sequence ATGACAACAACCTGTTCGCTGCACCGCTTCTTCGCGATCTGCGCGTGGCTGGCGGCATTCGCATGGCCGATGCATCCCGCGCATGCCGAGGGCCGCGTGAGCATCGTCGATCAATACGGCATCGGCTCGCTGCTGCTGAAAGTGGTGAAGGACCAGAAGCTCATCGAGAAAGAGGGCGCGCGCACGGGACTCGACATCGACGTGCAATGGAACACGCTCTCGGGCGGCGCGGCCGTGAACGAGGCGCTGCTTTCCGGAGCCGCCGATATCGCGACGATCGGTATCGGTCCGCTCATGACCATCTGGGATCGCACGCGCGAGCATCAGGATTTTCGCGCGATGGCGGCCCAAAGCGCGGTGCCGGTCTATCTCGTGTCCAACGATCCGCGCATTCGCAGCATCAGGGATATCGGCGAGAAGGATCGCATTGCGGTGGTTTCGGTCGCGGTGTCGCAGCAAGGGCGGCTTCTGCAGATGGCATCGGCCAAGGCGTTCGGCGACGCGAACTATGCGCAGCTCGACCGCTTCGAAGTCAACATGCCGCACGCCGATGCAACGACCGCGATGCTGTCGGGTAACTCGGTCATCAACCTGCATTTCTCGAACGCGCCTTATCAGTATCAGGAACTCGAAAACCCGAAGATCCATAAGGTCGTGAGTTCCACCGATATTCTCGGCGGTCCGTCGACGGCGAGCGTGGTGGTCACGTCCGCGAAATGGCGCAAGGACAATCCGAAGACCTATGCCGCCGTGCGCGCGGCGCTCGAAGACGCGGCCAAGCTCGTCAGCAATGATCGCGAACAGGCCGCGGCCATCTACATTCGGCAGGACGGCTCGAAGCTATCGCCCGCGTTCGTCGAGCGCATTCTGAACGACAAGGAAGCGAGCTTCGGGACGTCGCCGCAAAACACGCTTCAACTGGGCACTTTCTTGCACAAGGTCGGCGTGATCCGGCACGAGCCGAAGTCATGGCGCGATTACTTCTTCGCCGACGCCCCCAACGCGCAGGGCAGTTGA
- a CDS encoding TonB-dependent siderophore receptor — protein MRSDERNSIALRPLKLAALLLFAAAPLAYAQSTGTAATDATDAADTATANESTLPAVKVTAQNEDQPYGPTNGYVARESSALKGSTSLLETPQSVSVVTRQQMDQQNAQTLNAAVRYVSGVTPETRGGVATRYDMLKVRGFDADKYWNGLKMLDNAWYATPQVDPYLLERIEVLKGPVSVLYGQAAAGGLLDQESKMPTTQPLHEVGIEFGNYAHKQAKFDFSGPIAGDQRYLFRITGIARTEDGQVQSTYNKRIAIAPSFTWRPDNKTSLTLFGFYQHDPRSTSYGSVPPQGTVLFNPNGKLPSDFYDGDHNFESFNRVQESIGYKFDRKLNNAWTFRANGRFLHLAQDYKSVYASALEDDLRTLDRGTAASKDNLNTVTLDNQIEGNFSTGPIDHTVLFGFDYQHYASNFDTGFGTAPTLDMFAPNYNQTITPPDRYHQVLSGTQYGVYAQDQARWGHVILTLGGREDWASSDSNNTTYGLQSHQFDRAFTGRAGLSYVFDSGIAPYVSYTESFTPQAGTDITGKQFEPERGRQYEIGIKFQPKGYNAFFSAALFDLTRKNLLTVDAANPNFQSAVGEARSRGLELEAKASLTDSLNVTASYTYLSTKYTQDNSGLEGKYLPAVPQNQASLWAYYTINRGPLAGLSAGAGGRYTGTTYSSDNSFKVSSFFLVDATLRYDLGRATPQLKGAELYVNAQNLFNKEYVASCYYGSWCAFGYGRQVFAGMNYHW, from the coding sequence ATGAGATCAGACGAAAGGAATTCGATCGCGTTACGGCCTTTGAAGCTGGCGGCGCTGCTGCTGTTCGCGGCAGCGCCGCTCGCTTACGCGCAGTCGACGGGCACCGCAGCAACCGATGCAACCGATGCAGCCGACACGGCGACCGCGAACGAAAGCACGCTTCCCGCGGTCAAGGTGACGGCGCAGAACGAAGACCAGCCATATGGTCCGACGAATGGCTACGTCGCCCGCGAATCGAGCGCGCTGAAGGGCAGTACGTCGCTGCTGGAAACGCCGCAGTCGGTGTCGGTCGTCACGCGCCAGCAGATGGATCAGCAGAACGCGCAGACGCTCAATGCAGCCGTGCGCTATGTCTCGGGCGTGACGCCGGAAACGCGCGGCGGTGTGGCCACGCGCTATGACATGCTGAAGGTGCGCGGCTTCGATGCCGACAAGTACTGGAACGGGCTCAAGATGCTCGACAACGCCTGGTACGCGACGCCGCAAGTCGATCCGTATCTGCTGGAGCGCATCGAAGTGCTGAAGGGTCCGGTATCCGTGCTGTACGGTCAGGCGGCCGCGGGCGGGCTGCTCGATCAGGAAAGCAAGATGCCGACGACGCAACCGCTGCACGAAGTCGGCATCGAGTTCGGCAACTATGCGCACAAGCAGGCCAAGTTCGATTTCTCCGGACCGATCGCTGGCGATCAGCGCTATCTGTTCCGTATCACCGGTATCGCGCGCACCGAAGACGGGCAGGTTCAATCGACATACAACAAGCGCATCGCGATTGCGCCGTCGTTCACGTGGCGGCCGGATAACAAGACATCGCTCACACTGTTCGGCTTCTATCAGCACGATCCGCGCAGCACGTCGTATGGCAGCGTGCCGCCGCAAGGCACGGTGCTCTTCAATCCGAACGGCAAGCTGCCGAGCGACTTCTACGACGGCGATCACAACTTCGAAAGCTTCAATCGCGTGCAGGAATCGATCGGCTACAAGTTCGATCGCAAGCTGAACAACGCGTGGACGTTCCGCGCGAACGGCCGCTTCCTGCATCTCGCGCAGGACTACAAGAGCGTGTATGCGAGCGCGCTCGAAGACGATCTGCGCACGCTGGATCGCGGCACCGCGGCGTCAAAGGACAACCTCAATACCGTCACGCTCGACAATCAGATCGAAGGCAATTTCTCGACCGGTCCGATCGATCATACGGTGCTGTTCGGCTTCGATTATCAGCATTACGCGAGCAACTTCGATACGGGCTTCGGCACCGCGCCGACGCTCGACATGTTCGCGCCGAACTACAACCAGACGATCACGCCGCCCGATCGCTATCATCAGGTGCTGAGCGGGACGCAGTACGGCGTCTATGCGCAGGATCAGGCGCGCTGGGGCCACGTCATCCTGACGCTGGGCGGCCGCGAAGACTGGGCGAGCAGCGATTCGAACAACACGACTTACGGCTTGCAGTCGCATCAGTTCGATCGCGCGTTCACGGGCCGCGCCGGCTTGAGCTACGTGTTCGACAGCGGCATCGCGCCGTATGTCAGCTACACCGAATCGTTCACGCCGCAAGCGGGCACCGATATCACCGGCAAGCAGTTCGAACCCGAGCGCGGACGTCAGTACGAGATCGGCATCAAGTTCCAGCCGAAGGGCTACAACGCGTTCTTCTCGGCGGCGCTGTTCGATCTGACGCGCAAGAACCTTCTGACCGTCGATGCAGCGAATCCGAACTTCCAGTCGGCGGTCGGCGAGGCGCGCTCGCGCGGTCTCGAACTCGAAGCGAAGGCGAGCCTGACGGATTCGTTGAACGTCACCGCGAGCTATACGTATCTGAGCACCAAGTACACGCAGGACAACAGTGGACTGGAAGGCAAGTATCTGCCCGCCGTGCCGCAGAATCAGGCTTCGTTGTGGGCGTATTACACGATCAATCGCGGGCCGCTCGCGGGCTTGTCGGCGGGCGCGGGTGGACGTTATACGGGTACGACTTACAGTTCCGACAACAGCTTCAAGGTGTCGAGCTTCTTCCTGGTCGATGCCACGCTGCGTTACGACCTCGGCCGCGCCACGCCGCAGTTGAAGGGCGCGGAACTGTACGTGAACGCGCAGAACCTGTTCAACAAGGAGTATGTGGCGTCCTGCTATTACGGCAGCTGGTGCGCGTTCGGCTACGGGCGTCAGGTCTTCGCCGGCATGAACTATCACTGGTAA
- a CDS encoding response regulator transcription factor, whose translation MRAAGTVDFGNSLIAALGGLVDIEHCVLVKVMPRHADIAALASRQARHVATRLTEAYVGGYYREDPLVREFSCTESASLAAPVVRPLALNRQSNVEYYERFFIEPGIADKLSIVAPGSDHTAFLSLYKSTAMGRFSEREKACVSAFGDLLAALASTHTKLLSTPSVPREVSIKWHTALSERERSVARLLGRGETAKTVGAMLALSPASVVTYKQRALAKLGIGNQRELVALAALLG comes from the coding sequence GTGCGAGCAGCGGGCACCGTCGATTTCGGCAATAGCCTGATTGCGGCGCTTGGCGGTCTTGTCGACATCGAGCATTGCGTGCTCGTGAAAGTCATGCCGCGACATGCGGACATTGCGGCGCTCGCCAGTCGTCAAGCCAGGCACGTTGCAACGCGCTTAACGGAAGCCTACGTGGGCGGCTATTATCGCGAGGACCCGCTGGTGCGCGAATTTTCGTGCACGGAATCGGCTTCGCTTGCCGCGCCCGTCGTGCGTCCGCTTGCGCTCAATCGCCAGTCGAATGTCGAGTACTACGAGCGTTTTTTCATCGAGCCGGGCATCGCGGACAAGCTTTCGATCGTGGCGCCCGGGTCCGATCACACGGCCTTTTTAAGCCTCTATAAATCCACGGCGATGGGCCGCTTCAGCGAGCGCGAGAAGGCTTGCGTCTCTGCCTTTGGCGACTTGCTCGCCGCACTCGCCTCGACACATACGAAGCTCTTGTCGACGCCAAGCGTGCCGCGCGAAGTGTCGATCAAATGGCATACGGCGCTCTCGGAGCGTGAACGTTCCGTTGCGCGACTGCTCGGTCGCGGCGAGACGGCGAAGACAGTCGGTGCGATGCTCGCGCTTTCTCCGGCAAGCGTGGTGACGTACAAGCAGCGCGCGCTCGCGAAGCTCGGCATCGGCAATCAGCGCGAACTGGTCGCGCTCGCAGCGTTGCTGGGCTAG
- a CDS encoding response regulator — MRVLLVEDDLTVGQSLFKALKAVGYCVDWVRDAKAGGLAIDAAYYAVVLLDLGLLCGGGLDLLRASRESGNKVPVLTFTSCDDPETRVRSLDVGADDCVLKPFDVREVLARIRAVLRRQAGYATSRIGDESMSLDLDCRTLCRAGVAFTLSAREFALMHALLERPGAILTRAQLEERIYGWGREVESNALDVLIHSMRKRFGRSVIHNVRGLGWTATRPEASTPDHRNVRPHREEAKLILSSSIHN, encoded by the coding sequence ATGCGCGTGTTACTCGTTGAAGACGATTTGACCGTCGGTCAAAGCCTGTTTAAAGCCCTGAAGGCAGTCGGTTACTGCGTGGACTGGGTACGTGATGCGAAAGCAGGCGGTCTCGCCATCGATGCCGCTTATTACGCCGTCGTGCTGCTCGATCTCGGGCTTCTGTGCGGCGGCGGTCTCGACTTGCTCAGGGCGTCGCGTGAGTCGGGCAATAAAGTGCCGGTGCTGACGTTCACGTCCTGCGATGACCCGGAGACGCGCGTGCGCAGTCTCGATGTCGGCGCCGACGACTGCGTCCTCAAGCCGTTCGACGTGCGCGAAGTCCTTGCTCGCATTCGTGCGGTGTTGCGTCGTCAGGCGGGTTATGCAACATCACGTATCGGCGACGAATCCATGAGTCTCGATCTCGACTGCCGCACGTTATGCCGCGCGGGCGTGGCGTTCACGCTGTCTGCACGCGAGTTTGCGCTCATGCACGCGCTGCTCGAACGACCCGGTGCGATTCTCACTCGCGCTCAGCTCGAAGAGCGCATCTACGGCTGGGGGCGCGAAGTGGAAAGCAATGCACTCGACGTGCTCATCCATTCGATGCGCAAGCGTTTCGGACGCTCCGTCATTCACAACGTGCGCGGTCTCGGCTGGACGGCAACGCGCCCTGAAGCGTCGACGCCCGATCATCGCAACGTTCGGCCTCATCGCGAAGAGGCTAAGTTAATATTGTCGTCATCGATCCATAACTAG
- a CDS encoding TauD/TfdA dioxygenase family protein, producing the protein MNAAAQAYETEVIVKPLSAHIGAEIGGVDLTRPLSADQVKSIRAALLEWRVIFFREQFLSHEQHVAFSAQFGELTVGHPVFGHVEGHPEIYSISKYRKATRFEGQSLLRPWTGWHTDVTAAVNPPFASILRGVTIPPYGGDTQWTNLVIAYEKLSAPLRAFVDGLRGVHRFTPPQGASGTDAFRKAVDDHTLVSEHPLVRVHPETGERALYVSPGFLKQIAGLTPRESQALLELLWEHVTRPEFTVRFKWEPGSIAFWDNRTTAHLAPTDIFDLDFDRQLYRTTLVGDVPVGPDGRKSVAIEGSPVGAAAAVALN; encoded by the coding sequence GTGAATGCAGCCGCGCAAGCCTATGAAACGGAAGTGATCGTCAAGCCGCTCTCGGCGCATATCGGTGCGGAAATCGGCGGCGTGGATCTGACACGCCCGTTGTCTGCCGATCAGGTGAAGTCGATACGCGCTGCATTGCTCGAATGGCGCGTCATCTTCTTTCGCGAGCAATTCCTGTCGCACGAGCAGCACGTCGCGTTCTCCGCGCAGTTTGGCGAGCTGACGGTGGGGCATCCCGTGTTCGGTCATGTCGAAGGTCATCCGGAGATTTATTCGATATCCAAGTACCGCAAGGCCACGCGTTTCGAAGGGCAGTCGTTGCTGCGTCCTTGGACGGGTTGGCATACGGATGTCACCGCCGCGGTGAATCCGCCGTTTGCGTCGATCCTGCGCGGCGTGACGATTCCGCCTTATGGCGGCGACACGCAGTGGACCAATCTCGTGATCGCATACGAGAAGCTTTCCGCGCCGCTGCGCGCGTTCGTCGATGGTTTGCGCGGTGTGCATCGCTTCACGCCGCCGCAGGGCGCGAGCGGCACGGATGCGTTCAGGAAAGCCGTCGACGATCACACGCTCGTCAGCGAACATCCGCTCGTGCGCGTGCATCCCGAGACCGGCGAGCGCGCGTTGTATGTGAGCCCGGGCTTCCTCAAGCAGATCGCCGGTCTGACGCCGCGCGAAAGCCAGGCGCTGCTCGAACTGCTGTGGGAACACGTCACGCGGCCGGAGTTTACGGTGCGTTTCAAATGGGAGCCGGGCAGCATCGCGTTCTGGGACAACCGCACGACGGCGCATCTCGCGCCGACCGATATCTTCGATCTCGACTTCGATCGGCAGCTTTATCGCACGACGCTCGTCGGCGACGTGCCCGTCGGTCCCGATGGACGGAAGTCGGTTGCGATCGAAGGCTCGCCGGTGGGCGCGGCGGCTGCGGTCGCGCTGAACTGA
- a CDS encoding carbonic anhydrase family protein, producing the protein MREEMKHPLQCTPACRRRFLKSVASATIAGVAAPPLLMTSAHADALTHAQRDSMTPEQIIALMKHGNERFQRGERKDRNYLREQKASAKGQYPAAVLLSCIDSRAPAEVIMDLGIGDIFNCRIAGNIENDDILGSMEFACKLMGAKVVLVMGHTSCGAIKGAIANAELGHLTALLARIKPAVDATQYDGERSATNYTFVDKVARKNVELTIAQIRRDSAVLGEMESQHTIKIAGAMYNLSTGAVDFFS; encoded by the coding sequence ATGCGCGAAGAAATGAAGCATCCGCTGCAATGCACGCCCGCGTGCCGCCGAAGATTTCTGAAATCGGTTGCATCCGCAACTATCGCCGGCGTGGCCGCGCCGCCGCTTCTCATGACCTCCGCCCATGCCGATGCGTTGACGCACGCGCAGCGCGACAGCATGACGCCGGAGCAAATCATCGCGTTGATGAAGCACGGCAACGAGCGTTTCCAGAGAGGCGAGCGTAAAGACCGAAATTATCTGCGCGAACAGAAAGCAAGCGCGAAGGGCCAGTATCCGGCGGCCGTGCTGCTCAGTTGTATCGACTCGCGCGCGCCCGCGGAAGTCATCATGGATCTGGGTATCGGCGATATCTTCAATTGCCGAATCGCGGGCAACATCGAGAACGACGATATTCTCGGCAGCATGGAGTTCGCGTGCAAGCTGATGGGCGCGAAAGTGGTGCTCGTGATGGGGCACACGTCGTGCGGCGCCATCAAGGGCGCTATCGCTAATGCCGAGCTGGGTCATCTCACTGCCCTGCTCGCGCGCATCAAGCCCGCTGTCGATGCCACGCAGTACGACGGCGAACGCTCGGCGACCAACTACACGTTCGTCGATAAAGTGGCGCGCAAGAATGTGGAACTGACCATTGCGCAGATTCGCCGCGACAGCGCCGTGCTCGGCGAGATGGAGAGCCAGCACACCATCAAGATCGCCGGGGCGATGTACAACCTGAGCACGGGCGCGGTGGACTTCTTCAGTTGA